The Candidatus Margulisiibacteriota bacterium genome contains the following window.
TCTTTGAAGTCGGCGAAAAACTCTTTATAAAGCCCGGCCTTAAGCAATTCCAGCATATATTTGTATTCCATGTGGACGAAGATCGATTCGTTTTCCAGCCAGCCGGGGGTAAAGATCCGGGAGCGCCCGATCTCGACCGGCATCGATTCCAACGGAGCGTTGACCTTGTACATCTTAAGTTTTTTATCGAAGAGCGGACTGGCTTTGACCCGCTGGTAAATGCTTTTATCCTTTTCAACTTTCAGGGCGTGAACGAACCCTTCTAAAAAGAGGGGGAGCGGAGTTTGGCTGAATTCTTTGACCTTGATCTCGTCATTGCCGATTGTATCGTAGGCGCTGACTTCGTTGATAAAGTAGGTGTAATAATTGCCGTGGGCCAAGACTTTTTTGGCCGCCTGGTCGCAGCGGGCGATGACCCGATCGAGCAGTTCCCCGGTTTCTTTGGGGTCGATCGAACTTTCATGGCCGCTCACGCCGAACCTAATTTTCTGGCGGTAGTTTTCTTTGATCTGGCCGGCGCTTTCCCAGTATTTGAAGCTGTTACTTTCGGCCAGGACCGGGAGGAGATGATCAATAAACTCTTTGACCTCGACCGGCAGGGCAATTTCTTCCGTAGTCAAATGTTGGCGAAAATAACCGCTAAGTCTTTTTAATTCTAAGGTTTCCGAGAGCGAGGAGCCGAACAAGCCGGGCAGGCCGTTAAGCGCGTCGTACCAGTCCGGCTTGTCCGCTTCCATTTCCAGGCCGATCCCCGCGGCGTCGAAAGAGGCGGCTTTGTTGGCGATCAGGCAAAGTAATTTTGCCGCCAAAGTGGTGTGGTAGATCTTTCCCTTGCCGTGGTCGGCCCGGACCGTGTTTTTGCTCCAGGCCCGGTGATTGATCAAGGCTGATTTTTCCAGGTCGAGCTTCACGCTTTCGTACTGGCGGATTTTATCGCCGCAAAGCTTGTATTTCTCCTTGCGCGTGACGACGACATGGTCGTTGTCGTAATAGGTCAGCGTCTTTTGCTTGAAGAGGACGTCGCTGATCCGGTCGGGGTAGACCGCTTCAAAACTTTCGAGCAAGTCGGTGTTGTAGAAGGGGTGATCGATCCAGTAGCCTTCGCCGTGGACCGCTCCTTCCTCGACTTCGCTGGCGGCGATGAGATCGGCGGCGAACTCTTCCCGGGAGGTCAGATAGCTGATCCCTTCTTGCTCGAAGCCCTTCAATAATTCACCAAGGAGAAAGGGGCGAGCGATCTTTTCGCTTTGTTCTTTAGTGGGCGACTTGAGGTGCTTTTTGGCCAGCGCCTCGGCGGCGTGGGACGATTCGATGAAGTATTTACTTCCCAGGACGACCAGAGGGTTGAAGCCGTCCAGCTGGACCAGGTTGAAGAACCGGAAAATATTGTCGGCGCCGATCTCCGGGTTAAAGAAAAGATCGTTTCGGCGGTTCTGGTTGATGTCGCGGTAATTCCCATTCCCCTGGGAAAAGTAGGTCGGCATCAGGCGAAAATCGTTGTAGTCGCGTTCCATGTCGCCGTGCTTCCGGTAATAGAGATAGACCGGTTTGCCGCCGATCATGACCGGCAGCCCCCCCCGCATGACGTTGTCGAGGAACGTGTAGCGGGAATAAAGATCGAAGCTCTTGCTCGCGCTGCCGATGTCCATCAGGTCGCAGATCCCGTCGATCAGCTGTTGGTTGGCCGCGGCCTTTTCATTTAGATATTGGCGGCTCGTTAACCTGGTCTTGTCCCGATTGAGCAGGTCGAGGCTGTCGATCTGGCCGATGATCGAAGAAAGCTCGAATTCATCGGTCAGGGTAAACTTCTTGTAGGCAAAGGCTGAAGGAGTAAACCCATCAGTCAGTTGTTTGGCCGGCAGTTTGAGATTTTTGTCGACAAAATTGGCCGGGACTTCCAGGCTGCTGTTCTCGCCGAAGACAATTGTCGGGTCGACGATGATCGAGACCGGCCGGCTGTCCTGGCAGAAAGAGACGAAGAAGTTTCCTTTTTGCAACAGCTTGGTCTCGGCGTTGTCGGCCGGAAGGACCTTTAATTTATAAAATGGGGCGCCGCTTTCCAGGTTTTCGACTTTGCACCAGGCTTCGATCGTTTGGCTCATCTTTTTGAGGAGAAAATCTTCGAAACCAAAGGGGATAATGATCGGCAGTCCGTCGATTATTTCAACCCGGCGGCTTTTTGTGCCGAGGTTAACGACCTTGACCCGGCGGGCCAGGGCGGGGAACTGTTCGTTCGGGATGGAGTAATAATGGACTTCAACCCTGACCAAAAGATCGGGGTTTTCTTCGACCAGCCGGATGTCGTAAGGGTTGATCCGGAGTTCGTTTTTGTACGGCGATCGTTCGGAGAACGGTTCATAAAATTGGCCGTCGACCTTCAGAAAGGTCCGAAAGCCCTGCAGAGCGGCGTCGCGATAAGCTTTATTGGCGGCATGGAATTCGATGATCGCCCCGTTCTTATCCTGGACTCCGGCGGAGGCAAGGCATTGTCCCCGGTTGGCGTAAAAAACCCACATTGGACAGCCAAAAACACCGGCTATTCCGGGGAAAAAACTGGAAAAAGTGGGGGCGGAATTGTAGTTTTCGATCACAAACTCGTTTTGTTTGGAGATGTAGTATTTTAGCTTGTTCATGGGTAATTTATATCATTTTTCACGAGGATAGTCAAAAATAGGTGACCCGATTGCCGATCTTAAGCCCGCTCTTTTCAATTTCGCCGGCGTTGAGTTCGATCGCCTGGTCGAATTTGTTCTTGGCGGTTAAATTGATCGAAGGTTGGTTGGCCTTTAAGGGGGGGACGTTATCTTTCAGGTCGACCACCGTCCCGTCATTCAACCAAATAAAATCGAGCGGGAAACGCATCCCGTCCATGACGAAATGGTATTGTCCCGGTTGATCGAAGAGAAAGAGCATTCCCTGATCCGTCGGCAGAGATTTCCGCCAGGAGAGACCGCGTCCTCTTTTACTCATTGAATCGGCGATCTCCAGCTTGTAGTTATTGTTGCCGATCCGGGCGACGATCGCCGTCTTATTTTGGAAAACAGGCGCCTGCGGCTGAAAGGGGACAAGCACTCCCCAAAGAACCAACCCCGTCAGAATAAGATTGATTGGCATAGTAGATGGAAGTAATTATAACATTATTTAAGTTGACTATAAAAAATCCTTAGTTTACAATCGAAAAGAACGGCATGAACGAATATTTTATTAATTTAAACGACTTCAATTATTTAGTTTCCCAGCTTACGGAAAAAGCGCATGTCGTTGCCCCGGCCAGTGAATTCAACCGCAAATATCTTTTTGACGTCAATCCCGGAAACGTTCAGCGGATCGATCTCTCCGGCTGGCGCACGGTCGAAACGGTCAAAGGATATTTTTTTAAGGTCGCGGAGCTGGTTTCTCGTTATTTCAACGAAGAAGCCCATCTTTCCGCCGGCCCGCTGGTCTTTTTAGGCCTGCGCGGTTGCGACTTGGAAGGGATCAATGTCCTGGACCGGGTTTTCGGCGAAGGGGATTTTCAAGACCCTTTCTACCTGGTCAATCGGGAAAAGTCGATTCTGATCGGAGCCGACTGTACCGGCTGCGGTGAAAGCTGTTTTTGCACCATGGTCGGCGGCCAGCCGTATCCCGAACGGTATTTTGACCTCAACCTGTCGGTCGTCCCCAACGGTTTTGTTGTTGAGATCGGGAGCGATAAAGGAAAAAGGATCGTTGACGATTACCGTAACATTTTCTCAAAGGTTTTGAAGCCGGCCCTGGAAGCGAAAAACGTTAACCGGGAAAAGGTCAAAACGCGGTTGACGGAGGTCAATTGGCAATACCAGTTGGAGCACGAGCTCTCCTTTGTTCATAAAAAGAACCTGGAAAATCCCCGCTGGCGTGACCTCACCAAGGATTGCGTTGAATGCAGCGCCTGTAATTTTATCTGCCCGACCTGCAGTTGTTTTCTGCTTACCGACCAGCCGGCGGGGAAAGGATCGGAACGCCATAAGGTCTGGGATGCCTGCCTGAAGGCGGGTTATGCCCGGGTTGCCGGCGGCGGTAACCCGCGGGGCTTGCTTTATCAGCGGTTGCAGAACCGTTATCACTGTAAGTTCGACTATTCTTACGACCGGTTGCAGCGCTATACCTGCGTCGGTTGCGGCCGCTGTATCGACGGTTGCGCCGGGAACATTAATATGCGGCAGATCTTTGCCGTCCTCGACCGGGAGTTGAAAAAATGATCGTCTCTAATCCATACCAGCCGGTTAAAGCGGAAGTTCTGGAGATCATAACCGAGACGCCGCAGATCAAGACCTTTATCTTGCGGCCGGAAACTTCCCTCCCTTATCTTTCAGGCCAGTTCATGCAAGTGACCATCCCGGGCGTTGGAGAATGCCCGTTCACTCCCTCTTCCGATCCCAAGAAGACCGAAACGATCGAGTTTACCGTAATGAAAGCCGGACAGGCGACCAGCCGGATGCATGAGCTTAAGCCGGGAGAAGCAGTCGGGCTGCGCGGCCCTTTTGGCCGGCCGTACCCGCTGGAAAAATATCACGGCAAAGATGTCTATATCATCGGCGGCGGAGTCGGGATCGCTCCTTTACGCGCCTTGCTTCTCGCCCTTTTCCATGAACTGGATCATTTAAATAAGATCGAGCTTCGGCTCGGGGCCCGTTCGCCGCGCGATCTTCCCTACAAAGAAGAAATGATCGGCTGGCGGAAAAAAGCCAATCTGGTCCTGACCGTCGACCGGGGAGCGGACGATTGGCCGGGGGAAGTTGGCGTAGTTACCGAGATCATGAAACCGGGGGACGTTGACTTCGAAACGGCGGTGGCCATTGTCTGCGGTCCGCCGATCATGATGAAGTTCGCCACCAAAAAATTATTGGAACTGGGGATTTGCGAAAAGAACCTCTATCTATCGATGGAAAAAAACATGAGTTGCGGCATCGGCAAATGTTTTCACTGTAATCTGGGAAAACATTTGTGCTGCAAGGACGGGCCGGTCTTTACCTGGTCGGAGATCAAAGATATTCCTGATCCCTGGTAATTTATGAAGGAAATAAAAAAGTCAGTCTGCTTGTTTTGTTCGCTGGGCTGCGGCCTGGCCTGCCGAGTCGTGGGTCGGGAGGCGGTGGCGATCGACTACGACCGGGAAAATCCGGTCAATAAGGGGTCGCTTTGTCCCCGCGGCTATTACAATTTTGAACTGTTGAATCATCCGGCCCGCCTGACCGTGCCGAGTGTTCGAGGAAACCCGGCCTCTTTCAGCGAAGCTTTTTCTTTTGTCCGGCGCGAGCTGGACTTGCTTGATCCCGGCGCGGTCGCGATCGTTGTCTCGCCTCTGGCCAGTTTGGAAGATGGCGGCGCGGCGGCGGCGCTGGCGGCTAAACTTAAGACCCGCTATCTTTGCGTGGGGGGGGAGCTGGCCGATGATGATGCCGGCCTGGGGGCCGCCTGGCGGCTGGCCGAAGATCATCCGGCGACCCTTGAAGATATTGAAAACAGCGATCAGCTGTTGATCATCGGCGATGTCCTGACCCGGAGCCCCGTCCTTTCCCGCCGGATCAACGCGGTCAAAGCGAAAAGAGGTAAAATTACCGTTGTCGATCCCCATCGGTCACATACCGCCTGGTTTGCCGATAAACACTTGACCCTCAAGCCGGGGATGGAAGC
Protein-coding sequences here:
- a CDS encoding cellobiose phosphorylase, which encodes MNKLKYYISKQNEFVIENYNSAPTFSSFFPGIAGVFGCPMWVFYANRGQCLASAGVQDKNGAIIEFHAANKAYRDAALQGFRTFLKVDGQFYEPFSERSPYKNELRINPYDIRLVEENPDLLVRVEVHYYSIPNEQFPALARRVKVVNLGTKSRRVEIIDGLPIIIPFGFEDFLLKKMSQTIEAWCKVENLESGAPFYKLKVLPADNAETKLLQKGNFFVSFCQDSRPVSIIVDPTIVFGENSSLEVPANFVDKNLKLPAKQLTDGFTPSAFAYKKFTLTDEFELSSIIGQIDSLDLLNRDKTRLTSRQYLNEKAAANQQLIDGICDLMDIGSASKSFDLYSRYTFLDNVMRGGLPVMIGGKPVYLYYRKHGDMERDYNDFRLMPTYFSQGNGNYRDINQNRRNDLFFNPEIGADNIFRFFNLVQLDGFNPLVVLGSKYFIESSHAAEALAKKHLKSPTKEQSEKIARPFLLGELLKGFEQEGISYLTSREEFAADLIAASEVEEGAVHGEGYWIDHPFYNTDLLESFEAVYPDRISDVLFKQKTLTYYDNDHVVVTRKEKYKLCGDKIRQYESVKLDLEKSALINHRAWSKNTVRADHGKGKIYHTTLAAKLLCLIANKAASFDAAGIGLEMEADKPDWYDALNGLPGLFGSSLSETLELKRLSGYFRQHLTTEEIALPVEVKEFIDHLLPVLAESNSFKYWESAGQIKENYRQKIRFGVSGHESSIDPKETGELLDRVIARCDQAAKKVLAHGNYYTYFINEVSAYDTIGNDEIKVKEFSQTPLPLFLEGFVHALKVEKDKSIYQRVKASPLFDKKLKMYKVNAPLESMPVEIGRSRIFTPGWLENESIFVHMEYKYMLELLKAGLYKEFFADFKEVMVPFMDPKVYKRSILENSSFIVSSAHPNVKNHGRGFVARLSGGAAEFIDMWLTMMTGKTVFSLDPEGKLRFQLKPILPAWLFKKQEISFKLFGSIDVTYINAKGKDAFSVIPSSYKLFIDDKEIEIQQPFINEPYASMIRERKVKKIIARLS
- a CDS encoding DUF192 domain-containing protein; the encoded protein is MPINLILTGLVLWGVLVPFQPQAPVFQNKTAIVARIGNNNYKLEIADSMSKRGRGLSWRKSLPTDQGMLFLFDQPGQYHFVMDGMRFPLDFIWLNDGTVVDLKDNVPPLKANQPSINLTAKNKFDQAIELNAGEIEKSGLKIGNRVTYF
- a CDS encoding 4Fe-4S dicluster domain-containing protein, whose protein sequence is MNEYFINLNDFNYLVSQLTEKAHVVAPASEFNRKYLFDVNPGNVQRIDLSGWRTVETVKGYFFKVAELVSRYFNEEAHLSAGPLVFLGLRGCDLEGINVLDRVFGEGDFQDPFYLVNREKSILIGADCTGCGESCFCTMVGGQPYPERYFDLNLSVVPNGFVVEIGSDKGKRIVDDYRNIFSKVLKPALEAKNVNREKVKTRLTEVNWQYQLEHELSFVHKKNLENPRWRDLTKDCVECSACNFICPTCSCFLLTDQPAGKGSERHKVWDACLKAGYARVAGGGNPRGLLYQRLQNRYHCKFDYSYDRLQRYTCVGCGRCIDGCAGNINMRQIFAVLDRELKK
- a CDS encoding FAD/NAD(P)-binding protein, producing MIVSNPYQPVKAEVLEIITETPQIKTFILRPETSLPYLSGQFMQVTIPGVGECPFTPSSDPKKTETIEFTVMKAGQATSRMHELKPGEAVGLRGPFGRPYPLEKYHGKDVYIIGGGVGIAPLRALLLALFHELDHLNKIELRLGARSPRDLPYKEEMIGWRKKANLVLTVDRGADDWPGEVGVVTEIMKPGDVDFETAVAIVCGPPIMMKFATKKLLELGICEKNLYLSMEKNMSCGIGKCFHCNLGKHLCCKDGPVFTWSEIKDIPDPW